The Desulfovibrio desulfuricans DSM 642 genome includes a window with the following:
- a CDS encoding 4Fe-4S dicluster domain-containing protein — MLRIIKERLHQKYRTLDYPNRQPTLSPRYLGRPELAQVSCGSCRACYAACPAGALLPTAGAEDGTPTLDMGRCTFCGACRAACPKGAFTFTGQHRMASFTREGLLVAPGQPFAEQPTPPRFSLFRRSLKLRQVSAAGCNACEADSNVLTTLVFDLGRFGIDFVASPRHADGIAVTGPVSENMRLALLDTFKATPQPRIVIAVGACAISGGLFRESDQCNRGVSELLPVDLYIPGCPPNPWTILDGLTSLQK, encoded by the coding sequence ATGCTGCGTATTATCAAGGAACGCCTGCACCAGAAATACCGCACCCTGGATTACCCCAATCGCCAGCCTACGCTCTCGCCCAGGTATCTGGGCAGGCCAGAGCTTGCGCAGGTTTCCTGCGGCTCGTGCCGCGCCTGCTACGCGGCCTGCCCCGCTGGCGCATTGCTGCCCACCGCTGGCGCGGAAGACGGCACCCCCACGCTGGACATGGGGCGCTGCACCTTTTGCGGCGCATGCCGTGCCGCCTGCCCCAAGGGTGCCTTTACCTTTACCGGGCAGCACCGCATGGCGTCCTTTACCCGCGAGGGCCTGCTGGTGGCTCCCGGTCAGCCTTTCGCAGAGCAGCCCACGCCGCCCCGGTTTTCCCTGTTCCGCCGCTCGCTCAAGCTGCGGCAGGTCAGCGCCGCAGGCTGCAACGCCTGCGAGGCCGACAGCAACGTGCTCACCACTCTGGTGTTTGACCTTGGACGCTTTGGCATTGATTTTGTGGCCTCGCCCCGCCATGCTGACGGTATTGCCGTAACCGGCCCGGTTTCGGAAAACATGCGGCTGGCCCTGCTTGATACCTTCAAGGCGACTCCTCAGCCGCGCATTGTTATTGCCGTGGGGGCCTGCGCCATTTCCGGCGGGCTGTTCCGCGAGAGTGATCAGTGCAACCGAGGCGTGAGCGAACTGCTGCCCGTGGATCTGTACATTCCCGGCTGCCCTCCCAATCCGTGGACAATTCTTGACGGTCTGACTTCGCTGCAAAAATAA
- a CDS encoding NADH-quinone oxidoreductase subunit C, translating into MLFDYRDTVPLSGMPPVSVEELGAFVRRYIAEGWRLLALLGLPESSDENAPAGLCCVLAQDSSHYLAAMRTAPLQSYASMTPATPQTHLFEREIFEQWGIRPEGHPWLKPVRRIPDAAEANARTQAEGGSLAAAPGQAAQPYPFYRVEGEEIHEVAVGPVHAGVIEPGHFRFQCHGENVLNLEIALGYQHRGLERMLVRGPLARCLPLLECAAGDTTIGHATAHCVLVERLAGCVVGPRAHRLRRVGLELERLANHTGDLGAIAGDTGFLPTASWNGRIRGDFLNTTACLCGNRFGRGLLRPGGTAYDLDADGCADMLARIKAAGRDVRGAVDVMLHTESVLERLTGTGYVSRESAQNLGLVGMAARACGLKVDARFHFPLADLPTRDCAPRVETTGDVLARTLVRSKEIDDSLRLLEADLSTLANLPPRAEQPDAEALASLPPDTLAVSQVEGWRGEICHVAVTGPDGKFLAYKAIDPSFHNWSGLAMALRGNQISDFPLCNKSFNLSYCGHDL; encoded by the coding sequence ATGCTATTCGATTACCGCGATACCGTGCCGCTGTCGGGCATGCCCCCTGTTTCTGTTGAAGAACTGGGAGCTTTTGTGCGCCGCTACATTGCCGAAGGCTGGCGTCTGCTGGCCCTGCTCGGCCTGCCGGAATCTTCGGACGAAAACGCCCCTGCGGGATTGTGCTGCGTGCTGGCTCAGGACAGTTCGCACTATCTTGCCGCCATGCGCACCGCCCCCTTGCAGTCCTATGCTTCCATGACGCCCGCCACGCCTCAGACACATCTGTTTGAACGCGAAATATTTGAACAATGGGGCATCCGGCCCGAGGGGCATCCCTGGCTCAAGCCTGTGCGCCGCATCCCGGACGCTGCCGAAGCCAATGCCAGAACACAGGCCGAAGGCGGCTCGCTTGCCGCAGCGCCTGGCCAGGCTGCCCAGCCCTATCCCTTCTACAGAGTTGAAGGCGAAGAAATTCATGAGGTTGCCGTTGGCCCCGTACATGCCGGGGTTATTGAGCCGGGGCATTTCCGCTTTCAGTGCCACGGCGAAAATGTGCTGAACCTTGAGATTGCCTTGGGCTATCAACACCGTGGGCTTGAGCGCATGCTTGTGCGCGGCCCGCTTGCCCGTTGTCTGCCCCTGCTGGAGTGCGCCGCAGGCGATACAACCATAGGCCATGCCACGGCCCATTGCGTACTGGTCGAACGCCTTGCAGGCTGCGTTGTCGGCCCGCGCGCTCACCGTCTGCGGCGGGTGGGCCTTGAACTTGAGCGCCTTGCCAACCACACGGGCGACCTTGGGGCCATTGCCGGGGATACGGGCTTTTTGCCCACAGCCTCGTGGAATGGCCGCATACGCGGTGATTTTCTCAACACCACGGCCTGCCTGTGCGGCAACCGGTTTGGCCGGGGGCTGCTGCGCCCCGGCGGCACGGCCTACGATCTTGACGCGGACGGCTGCGCAGACATGCTTGCGCGCATCAAGGCGGCAGGACGAGACGTGCGCGGCGCTGTGGATGTGATGTTGCATACCGAGAGCGTGCTTGAGCGCCTCACGGGTACGGGCTACGTCAGCAGGGAAAGCGCCCAGAATCTCGGCCTGGTGGGCATGGCCGCACGGGCCTGCGGGCTCAAGGTTGACGCGCGTTTCCACTTTCCCCTTGCCGATCTGCCCACCAGAGACTGCGCGCCGCGTGTTGAAACAACGGGCGACGTTCTGGCCCGCACCCTCGTGCGCAGCAAGGAGATTGACGATTCCCTGCGCCTGCTCGAGGCGGATCTTTCCACTCTCGCCAACCTGCCGCCCCGTGCGGAACAGCCAGACGCCGAAGCCCTTGCGTCCCTTCCGCCCGATACCCTCGCCGTATCGCAGGTTGAGGGCTGGCGCGGCGAAATCTGCCATGTGGCAGTGACAGGGCCTGACGGAAAATTTTTGGCCTACAAAGCCATTGACCCTTCGTTCCACAACTGGTCCGGCCTTGCCATGGCCCTGCGCGGCAACCAGATTTCCGACTTCCCGCTCTGCAACAAGAGTTTCAATCTCTCGTATTGCGGACACGATCTGTGA
- a CDS encoding proton-conducting transporter membrane subunit: MLTALLFIPLCAGCIMLLWGRAVICRLGLPLTALAHTALAAAIAVKVARGETPSELGGLLAPDALGVLFLMLASLLFLAASFYAVHYLREEERIGEHTNILDHGRFTNAPERRFTACLCFFLGAMTLVTITPHMGAQWVGIEATTLSSAQLIYFHRHKSSLEATWKYLIICSVGIALALLGNILLSVSFHGAEGATGAADGMDQVGWFVRNAALAEPTWLKAAFVFLLVGYGTKMGLAPLHNWLPDAHSQAPSLVSALLSGALLNCAMLGMLRGHQIMLAAGLGGLSGGMLMFFGILSLMTAAIFIVGQGHYKRMLAYSSVEHMGILALGIGVGGVAVPGAMLHAVCHSLTKCMLFLLSGNILARYHTYSSYDVHGMRWTMPATAALWTAGFLAVAGSPPFGLFVSELLIFKGMLAADLPWLSAGYLVLLAIIFVGLSVSVLRMVQGNRPVDLPPANSEPVLSVLPPLVLGLTVLTLGLWIPDWLWNFLNRAAALIGA, translated from the coding sequence ATGCTGACAGCACTTCTTTTCATACCCCTGTGCGCAGGCTGCATCATGCTGCTCTGGGGCCGCGCCGTCATCTGCCGCCTCGGCCTGCCGCTCACGGCACTGGCGCACACAGCCCTTGCCGCCGCAATTGCCGTCAAGGTCGCGCGCGGAGAAACCCCCTCTGAACTTGGCGGCCTGCTGGCCCCGGATGCTCTGGGCGTGCTGTTTCTGATGCTGGCGAGTCTGCTGTTTCTTGCCGCGTCGTTCTATGCCGTACATTACCTGCGGGAAGAAGAACGCATCGGCGAGCACACCAATATTCTGGATCACGGGCGCTTCACCAATGCGCCGGAGCGCCGCTTCACAGCCTGCCTGTGCTTTTTTCTCGGGGCCATGACGCTTGTGACCATCACGCCGCATATGGGCGCGCAGTGGGTGGGCATTGAGGCGACCACGCTTTCCAGCGCACAGCTCATTTATTTTCACCGTCACAAGAGTTCGCTGGAAGCCACCTGGAAGTACCTGATCATATGCTCCGTGGGCATTGCCCTGGCTCTTCTGGGCAACATATTGCTTTCCGTGTCGTTCCACGGTGCGGAAGGCGCCACTGGCGCAGCAGACGGCATGGATCAGGTGGGCTGGTTTGTGCGTAACGCGGCCCTTGCCGAACCCACATGGCTCAAGGCGGCCTTTGTTTTTCTGCTGGTGGGCTACGGTACCAAGATGGGCCTCGCCCCACTGCACAACTGGCTGCCCGATGCGCACAGTCAGGCACCTTCGCTGGTTTCGGCCCTGCTTTCGGGCGCGCTGCTCAACTGCGCCATGCTGGGCATGCTGCGCGGGCACCAGATCATGCTGGCTGCGGGGCTTGGCGGGCTTTCGGGTGGCATGCTCATGTTTTTCGGCATTCTTTCGCTCATGACAGCCGCCATCTTTATTGTGGGGCAAGGCCACTACAAGCGCATGCTGGCCTATTCCAGCGTTGAGCACATGGGCATTCTGGCTCTGGGCATAGGCGTGGGCGGCGTGGCTGTGCCCGGCGCAATGCTGCATGCGGTCTGCCATTCGCTCACCAAGTGCATGCTTTTTCTGCTTTCTGGCAACATTCTTGCCCGCTACCACACCTATTCCAGCTACGACGTGCACGGCATGCGCTGGACCATGCCCGCCACGGCGGCCCTGTGGACAGCCGGATTTCTGGCTGTGGCCGGGTCGCCGCCATTTGGGCTTTTTGTCAGCGAGCTGCTCATCTTCAAGGGCATGCTGGCGGCAGACCTGCCCTGGCTTTCCGCCGGATATCTGGTGCTGCTAGCCATAATATTTGTGGGGCTTTCCGTGTCGGTACTGCGCATGGTGCAGGGCAACCGCCCTGTGGATCTGCCGCCCGCAAACTCCGAGCCTGTGCTGAGCGTCCTGCCGCCTTTGGTGCTGGGGCTGACCGTGCTGACTCTGGGCCTGTGGATTCCCGACTGGCTGTGGAATTTTCTTAACCGCGCCGCTGCGCTCATAGGCGCGTAA
- a CDS encoding hydrogenase-4 component E, translating to MTTLLQSCLFLLVLSNFLLLGTRRVAGMTRLTAFQGVLLAALLLSLDHALLAGAVLLIKGALLPGLLWRTQKRLPADALICPARRVGFGVLAGMAGLVFSIWLDGKLVMPLGLYPPLLLPTGLATLFCGFILIVGRIKAITQVIGYLVAENGIFLLGAPLMTGGTVWFELALLLDVFVAVFVMGIAINHISDSFASIDVARFRSLRD from the coding sequence ATGACCACGCTTTTGCAGTCCTGTCTTTTCCTTCTGGTATTGAGCAATTTTCTGCTGCTCGGGACGCGCCGCGTTGCGGGCATGACGCGGCTGACCGCCTTCCAGGGCGTATTGCTGGCAGCCCTGCTGCTGAGCCTTGACCACGCTCTGCTGGCCGGGGCCGTATTGCTGATCAAGGGTGCCTTGCTGCCCGGTTTGCTGTGGCGCACCCAAAAACGGCTGCCCGCTGATGCCCTGATCTGCCCTGCCCGCCGCGTGGGTTTTGGCGTACTGGCAGGCATGGCCGGTCTGGTATTTTCCATCTGGCTGGACGGCAAGCTGGTCATGCCGCTGGGGCTTTATCCGCCTTTGCTGCTGCCCACAGGGCTGGCAACATTATTCTGCGGATTTATCCTCATTGTGGGGCGCATCAAGGCCATCACCCAGGTCATCGGCTATCTGGTGGCGGAAAACGGCATCTTTCTGCTGGGCGCACCGCTCATGACAGGCGGCACGGTGTGGTTTGAACTGGCCCTCCTGCTGGACGTTTTTGTGGCCGTGTTTGTTATGGGCATAGCCATCAACCATATCAGCGATTCCTTCGCCTCCATTGACGTGGCGCGGTTCCGCAGCCTCAGGGATTAG
- a CDS encoding respiratory chain complex I subunit 1 family protein, with protein MKAGLAVYLTQFALSLILAPLLPGIINRVKAKFAGRHGKPVLQTYYDIAKLLRKGEVISRTSTWIFAAAPSISLAGAICALALLPLGGAVSPLAFAGDFVLAAYLLGMGRFAVMLGALDTGSAFEGMGASREATFSALAEPVFFLALMVLTSLCLGLGHGTETAFSLSTMFGGQTAGAWLTGKGELLLLPVIFFVLLLVENCRIPVDDPNTHLELTMIHEVMVLDHSGPNLALILYGAALKLWFFAALIAGLITPALPLWEQLGVRLGIVLLLAVVVGIVESIMARLRMERVPYLLGAAAGMGMLTLILTQARLP; from the coding sequence ATGAAAGCCGGGCTTGCAGTCTATCTTACGCAGTTTGCCCTGTCCCTGATTCTGGCCCCCCTGCTGCCCGGCATCATCAACCGGGTCAAGGCCAAATTTGCCGGACGCCACGGCAAGCCTGTGCTGCAAACCTACTATGATATCGCCAAGCTGCTGCGCAAGGGCGAGGTGATCAGCCGCACATCCACATGGATATTTGCCGCCGCCCCCTCCATATCCCTGGCAGGCGCAATCTGCGCGCTGGCCCTGCTGCCCCTCGGCGGCGCGGTTTCGCCTCTGGCCTTTGCGGGCGATTTTGTGCTGGCAGCCTATCTGCTGGGCATGGGGCGCTTTGCCGTCATGCTTGGCGCGCTGGACACAGGCTCGGCATTTGAAGGCATGGGCGCAAGCCGCGAGGCCACATTCTCCGCCCTCGCGGAACCCGTATTTTTTCTTGCGCTCATGGTGCTCACGAGTCTGTGCCTCGGCCTTGGGCACGGTACTGAAACAGCCTTCAGCCTCTCCACCATGTTTGGCGGGCAGACCGCCGGGGCATGGCTGACAGGCAAGGGCGAACTGCTGCTCCTGCCCGTGATCTTTTTTGTGCTGCTGCTGGTGGAAAACTGCCGCATCCCGGTGGACGACCCCAACACGCACCTTGAACTGACCATGATCCATGAGGTCATGGTGCTTGACCATTCCGGCCCCAATCTGGCCCTGATACTTTACGGCGCGGCCCTCAAGCTGTGGTTTTTCGCCGCGCTGATAGCGGGTCTGATCACTCCTGCGCTGCCCCTGTGGGAGCAACTGGGCGTACGCCTTGGCATTGTGCTGCTGCTGGCCGTGGTTGTGGGCATTGTGGAATCCATTATGGCCCGTCTGCGCATGGAGCGTGTGCCGTACCTGCTGGGCGCAGCAGCGGGCATGGGCATGCTCACGCTTATTTTGACCCAGGCGAGGTTGCCATGA